The Schistocerca gregaria isolate iqSchGreg1 chromosome 1, iqSchGreg1.2, whole genome shotgun sequence genome includes a window with the following:
- the LOC126352010 gene encoding fibroin heavy chain-like encodes MASTFACLLLLLAAGREAHSFPQPSLNLLGGGGGLFGGRSHGGGLLSGILNSTVNKVLKPLNVLGNGGSSSSSNGFGAGATLPFGMSVGFTGPTSNANAGGHGIPVGQGGAGEVPFGGDSHSTSGDQGGTDSNHGGDFDQQGGYSVVANGGSISSSSQAESGSVAGSGAHGASRPPATDAGIPEIIRPSGGSGQSGTGSSSLANSGSAANSGTVGGNRPSPVDTGIQEVFGPAPGSSSQANSESAASSGTAGGHAPSPIDEGILDVFGPGPGTGGQFGGSSASQSNSETAANSGTVGDHSPSPVDEGIHEVLGPGAGSGGQFASGGSSQANSESTADTGTHGVSTPNPVDIGIQEVFGNGGAGSGAEGSEAKRSTPDYAHNGSAAAATPDPVDVAIQEVFGAAPSGKSASTASDKPPVFT; translated from the coding sequence GTCGGTCCCACGGAGGAGGCCTATTGTCAGGAATACTCAACTCTACCGTGAACAAGGTTCTGAAGCCTCTGAACGTGCTCGGCAATGGTGGGTCGAGTTCCTCCAGCAACGGTTTTGGCGCTGGCGCCACGCTGCCATTCGGCATGTCGGTCGGGTTTACAGGGCCCACATCCAACGCCAACGCTGGAGGACACGGCATTCCTGTTGGGCAAGGAGGCGCGGGTGAAGTTCCATTTGGTGGAGACAGCCACAGTACCAGCGGTGATCAAGGGGGGACCGACTCCAACCATGGAGGAGATTTTGACCAGCAAGGAGGCTACTCTGTAGTTGCGAACGGTGGCAGtatctcctcatccagccaggccGAGAGTGGAAGTGTTGCAGGGAGCGGTGCCCACGGCGCCAGCAGGCCACCTGCTACCGACGCAGGAATTCCGGAAATCATCCGACCATCAGGAGGTAGCGGACAGTCTGGTACAGGTAGCTCCAGCCTGGCCAACAGCGGAAGTGCTGCAAATAGTGGCACAGTCGGAGGTAACAGACCAAGTCCTGTGGACACTGGCATTCAGGAAGTCTTTGGACCAGCACCAGGAAGCTCCAGCCAGGCCAATAGTGAGAGTGCTGCTAGTAGCGGTACTGCTGGAGGACATGCTCCTAGCCCTATCGATGAAGGCATTCTCGACGTTTTTGGGCCTGGCCCAGGAACTGGAGGGCAGTTTGGTGGCAGTAGTGCTAGCCAGAGCAATAGTGAGACTGCCGCTAACAGCGGTACTGTTGGAGACCACTCTCCTAGTCCTGTCGACGAAGGAATTCACGAAGTTCTTGGACCTGGAGCTGGAAGTGGAGGACAGTTTGCTAGCGGTGGTTCCAGCCAAGCCAACAGTGAGAGCACCGCCGATACTGGCACTCATGGAGTCAGTACGCCTAATCCGGTCGACATTGGCATCCAAGAAGTGTTCGGGAATGGAGGAGCAGGAAGTGGTGCAGAAGGTTCTGAGGCAAAGAGATCCACCCCCGACTATGCCCACAACGGAAGCGCTGCAGCTGCGACACCAGATCCTGTTGACGTAGCCATTCAGGAAGTCTTCGGCGCTGCACCTTCAGGAAAAAGTGCTTCTACAGCATCTGACAAACCACCTGTTTTCACTTAG